Proteins from a genomic interval of Papaver somniferum cultivar HN1 chromosome 4, ASM357369v1, whole genome shotgun sequence:
- the LOC113273631 gene encoding cucumber peeling cupredoxin-like, with protein sequence MKIINISSYLAIVTLLVLITIPSSESYTNHTVGGASGWYFNRSSNKSITDYSKWASGKTFNLGDYLIFDTNTNQTVIQTYNETAYKICNADDTTDASVYSGGAEIGKQVVLSVPLIIEGDNYFFSSADDGAQCQKGMAFKIDVEHGVGLPPSLNQPPPPPFVDPPPSGQSTTPSDTTNPSPQAEKFHKNGGESGRIMGMQHIGVVYSCVLFGFLVLVL encoded by the exons atgaagatcatcaacatctctTCATATCTAGCCATCGTTACTCTTCTAGTACTCATAACAATCCCATCATCGGAATCATACACTAATCACACAGTTGGTGGCGCTTCCGGTTGGTACTTCAATCGCTCTTCCAACAAGTCTATCACTGATTACTCCAAATGGGCTTCCGGCAAAACATTCAACCTCGGCGACTATCTCA TTTTCGATACAAATACGAATCAAACGGTGATTCAAACATACAACGAAACCGCATACAAGATATGTAATGCAGACGATACAACGGATGCGTCTGTTTACAGCGGAGGAGCTGAGATCGGGAAACAAGTGGTGCTGTCGGTTCCATTGATAATCGAAGGTGATAATTATTTCTTCTCTAGTGCTGATGATGGTGCGCAATGTCAAAAAGGTATGGCATTTAAAATCGATGTGGAACATGGTGTTGGATTACCACCGAGTCTTAATCAACCACCGCCACCGCCGTTTGTTGATCCACCACCGTCTGGTCAGTCAACTACTCCATCGGATACCACCAATCCTAGTCCACAGGCTGAGAAATTTCATAAAAATGGTGGAGAAAGTGGGAGGATCATGGGAATGCAGCACATTGGGGttgtttattcttgtgttttgttTGGGTTCTTGGTTCTAGTACTGTGA